The Pseudobythopirellula maris genome has a window encoding:
- a CDS encoding sigma-54-dependent transcriptional regulator → MNDSPSKKRILIADDEPLYLRTTGQLLRKAGYECVCVPDGKEALERLHKEPFDLILSDLNMPGNLKLELLQQGRSQWPHIPLIVITGVPSLPTAIESVRLGIADYLLKPVKYEDLLASVSRMLSQPTAMASESIPIPPDAEALSAKYPEIIGRSEPMIEVLEVVDRVAHTDTNVLISGESGTGKEVIAQAIHRYGRRAQQSFQVIDCTSIPESLFESVLFGHAKGAFTGATQDQDGLLSHSHRGTAFFDELGELPMASQARLLRAVQEQAFTPVGKSQLVHIDTRFICATNRDLQEEVNAGRFRQDLFYRLGVIHMELPPLRERGDDVVLLAHAFLDKLQRGEARIKGLSDEVIDCFGRYRWPGNIRELRNVIERSVALSQTETVQLSDLPKPIRDAEASAPRAVSVLAEISREEALDNADQSYLTALLEKHKGNISQAAQQAGLSRQGMHKLLSRHGLSADDFRA, encoded by the coding sequence ATGAATGACTCACCCTCGAAGAAGAGAATCCTGATCGCCGACGACGAGCCGCTGTACTTGCGGACGACCGGCCAACTGCTGCGCAAAGCGGGTTACGAGTGCGTTTGTGTGCCCGACGGCAAGGAGGCGTTGGAGAGGCTTCACAAGGAGCCATTCGACCTGATCCTTTCCGACCTCAACATGCCGGGCAACCTGAAGCTCGAACTGCTGCAACAGGGACGCTCGCAGTGGCCGCACATCCCCTTGATCGTGATCACAGGCGTGCCCTCGCTGCCGACCGCCATCGAAAGCGTACGGCTCGGCATCGCGGACTACCTGCTCAAGCCCGTCAAGTACGAGGACCTGCTTGCCAGCGTGAGTCGCATGCTGTCTCAACCGACGGCGATGGCTTCCGAATCGATTCCGATCCCACCCGACGCTGAAGCCCTCTCGGCGAAGTACCCGGAGATCATCGGTCGCAGTGAGCCGATGATCGAGGTGCTGGAAGTCGTCGATCGAGTCGCTCACACCGACACCAACGTGCTGATTAGCGGCGAGAGCGGCACAGGCAAGGAGGTAATCGCTCAGGCGATCCACCGCTACGGCCGTCGCGCCCAGCAAAGTTTCCAAGTCATCGACTGCACCTCCATCCCCGAATCTTTGTTCGAGTCGGTTCTGTTCGGCCACGCCAAAGGCGCATTCACCGGCGCCACCCAAGATCAGGACGGCTTGCTGAGCCACAGCCATCGCGGAACGGCTTTCTTCGATGAGCTGGGTGAGCTCCCGATGGCGTCGCAAGCCAGGCTGCTGCGCGCCGTGCAGGAGCAGGCGTTCACCCCTGTCGGCAAGAGCCAACTTGTTCACATCGACACCCGATTCATCTGCGCGACGAATCGCGATTTGCAGGAAGAAGTCAACGCGGGCCGGTTTCGGCAAGACTTGTTCTACCGGCTCGGAGTCATCCACATGGAGCTGCCTCCCCTGCGGGAGCGTGGTGACGATGTGGTCCTGCTGGCCCACGCGTTCCTGGATAAGCTGCAACGGGGCGAGGCTCGCATCAAAGGCTTGTCCGACGAAGTGATCGACTGCTTCGGTCGCTACCGATGGCCGGGAAACATCCGCGAATTGCGAAACGTCATTGAACGTTCGGTGGCCTTGTCTCAAACGGAAACCGTTCAGCTGTCCGACCTCCCGAAGCCGATACGCGATGCGGAGGCGTCGGCGCCCCGTGCGGTTTCTGTGCTGGCCGAGATTTCAAGAGAGGAAGCCCTCGACAACGCCGACCAAAGCTACCTGACGGCGTTGCTAGAGAAGCACAAAGGCAACATCTCTCAAGCCGCACAACAAGCCGGCCTCTCGCGGCAAGGCATGCACAAGCTGCTCTCTCGGCACGGGTTGAGTGCAGACGATTTCCGAGCTTAG
- a CDS encoding PAS domain-containing sensor histidine kinase gives MPNQDEHNSATAPPIDGYVFRAIADCTYDWEGWHQPDGKLLWVNAAVERITGYSPSECLAMEDYPLPLVADEDRDKVAEVLRDAIAGGSGNHVEFQVARRDGQERWAAVSWQPMYDHSKRHRGFRASARDVTERRQLREELRLHNQHLEQLVQERTAKIAQLEEQRLKMEKLAALGQMAAGVAHEVNNPLAGIRNAFTLFKNNLSPDDEDYGLLELIDSEIERISSITHQMYQLYRPSQQSPRLFDLCRTVADVVLLAEPLAKETDVRITVETGGCVADEQLGPTEVILREGELKQVLLNVLRNAIQASPPGGNVVVRVSTTRAEACVLLMDEGGGVSEATSARLFEPFFSTKTETREGMGLGLPVSRSLTEAMGGTISLRNQKTAGACATVTVPRRGVAGHE, from the coding sequence ATGCCAAACCAGGATGAGCACAACTCAGCGACGGCCCCACCGATCGACGGCTATGTCTTCCGGGCGATTGCGGACTGCACCTACGACTGGGAAGGCTGGCACCAGCCCGATGGCAAGTTGCTGTGGGTCAATGCCGCGGTCGAGCGGATCACTGGCTATTCGCCGAGCGAATGCCTGGCGATGGAGGATTATCCCTTGCCGCTGGTTGCCGACGAAGATCGCGACAAGGTTGCCGAGGTCCTCCGAGACGCGATCGCCGGCGGCAGCGGCAACCACGTCGAGTTTCAGGTGGCTCGACGCGACGGGCAGGAGCGGTGGGCCGCCGTGTCTTGGCAGCCGATGTACGACCACAGCAAGCGGCATCGAGGTTTTCGAGCCAGCGCGCGGGACGTCACCGAGCGGCGTCAGCTACGCGAAGAGCTTCGGCTTCACAACCAGCACCTCGAGCAACTCGTTCAGGAGCGAACCGCGAAGATCGCTCAACTGGAAGAGCAGCGGCTCAAGATGGAAAAGCTGGCCGCCCTGGGGCAGATGGCGGCGGGCGTCGCTCATGAGGTCAACAATCCGCTGGCAGGAATCCGCAACGCGTTCACGCTGTTTAAAAACAACCTGTCGCCAGACGACGAAGACTACGGCCTGCTGGAACTGATCGACAGTGAGATTGAACGCATCAGTTCGATCACGCATCAGATGTACCAGCTCTACCGCCCCAGTCAGCAATCGCCGAGGCTGTTCGATCTTTGCCGAACGGTCGCCGATGTCGTCCTGCTGGCCGAGCCGCTGGCGAAGGAAACCGATGTGCGGATCACAGTCGAGACCGGCGGTTGCGTCGCCGATGAACAGCTCGGTCCGACCGAGGTGATTCTGCGAGAAGGCGAGCTGAAGCAGGTGCTGTTGAACGTGCTTCGCAACGCGATCCAGGCGTCGCCGCCCGGCGGCAACGTTGTCGTCAGAGTCTCGACCACGCGGGCCGAGGCGTGCGTGCTCCTGATGGACGAGGGGGGCGGCGTGTCCGAAGCAACGTCGGCAAGGCTGTTCGAGCCATTCTTCAGCACCAAGACGGAGACCCGCGAAGGGATGGGACTGGGCCTGCCGGTGTCCCGCAGCTTGACCGAAGCGATGGGAGGGACCATCTCCCTACGCAATCAAAAAACTGCCGGAGCGTGTGCGACGGTCACCGTGCCACGCCGGGGCGTCGCCGGCCATGAATGA
- a CDS encoding DUF3320 domain-containing protein — protein sequence MSEREGSQVREEVNPWIVATVEQCFNYAAWQNAIPLLRSVVVHNPTGEDLESVIVELTTSPAFVRPKSWIIDRIGAGQQISLSDVDIEVDADYLDSLDEAIRGVLVFRLRKGEQSLAETCESVRVLARDEWGGMGGMGELLPAFVTPNEPALSPLLKSTAEILSSHGHPAALDGYQSGDPNRSYMLAAALWSAVAARSLTYANPPGSFEQVGQKTRRVTTVLGDGLATCLDTSLLFASGLEAIGLHPVVLMTEGHCFAGVWLTEKTFNRLCEPDCSEVRKALSAKELVVFETTLVTHVPAAKFADAIRAAEAKVSEACEHEFVAAVDVARARMSQIRPLASHGARDVKPAQEAEGAGPPALPDTPGYERPLAEQDDPLPQTPAGRVERWQRKLLDLSLRNKLLNFRPNKQTIPVLCPNVSRLEDLLADGSRMRLVSLNEHNAVVDRDPALHQQRTRKDLDLEFASEALERGEVACPIESHDLEKRLTALFRKVKNDLAEGGCNTLYLAVGFLRWKQTPTAEKTYRAPLLLVPVKLLRRSASSPFYFAHHEDDVRFNATLLQLLKKDFDCDLTAMESDLPTDDSGIDVPRVLDRMRRAVRDIPGFEVVEEATVASFSFAKYLMWKDLVDRVDQLERNRVVRHLVNEPDKAFARSDVGPIPRPHEIDTRYEPSDLFHPLPADSSQLTAVMAVSEGHDLVIIGPPGTGKSQTIANLIAQCLAVGKTVLFVAEKTAALDVVHRRLRQHGLGDCCVELHSNKAERRRLLDQLEVSWKRPSRQGDREWIAVNDSLRLRRDELNAYVAALHAVHPNGWTAYRAMGVCADRQDSKAVDLGWSRDRPLIRDDYETLRKSVDEIIFDYVALPDNADLGRMQAAEWSMAWEEDFLATCGRLKESSDSLADGVGQLSKAIGLPLSANISAAQLGALYRLTQELLGGEQPAESLVLHEKIDELKALLAARRELLERRERSRRDLNEALSSFAAALGAPPRDQPPEDAKPMYYRLANELVKPDPPPAPLVFHAAFDSLPEQLTRHEILLKQRADAWEMIDARRFNPSLVKRIRLDEIEAAWLKAVGSIWPLSLLRRRSVTKKLKAYMPADATAEPDIDLPLLREHLDSQDLLAENHASMALPQELQLAVDQDPPSLRPPLEAARRLRDAFVAAESSPERVGEANRQSLEPLIAAARRLYPPGRVMEQLRIELQENMAALDLPPDLQAEVLEDGSALDSQLEAAGRLREIAATLGLSNASVAGLQASLTEEGRQSASDCRRSAKDFQNAWQEYARLAEVTPVPKASVSVVRDAAEQAERVLSNRSVLNQWIAWTAARRRAETLGLAPFVASLQRGEFTVEEAASRFEHAYARWWLPLAVDQSDALRKFQRIRHEDAIKDFCQLDESARKAAAPRAVQAIYHGLPASEQVPRKSELGLLRHQIGLKRPSKSIRELISGMPETFSKLAPCLMMSPLSIAQYLPADQAPFDVVVFDEASQIATWDAIGAIARGKQTIIVGDPKQLPPTNFFGKADDDEDNAELEDYEKDLASILDEAHASGLPELVLNWHYRSRHESLIAFSNHHYYGDGLVTFPAAESEDRGVSLIPVAGGLYDRGKSRTNRAEAEAIVADAVERMRRCLARPEGERLTYGVVTFNSQQQALIQDLFDQALRDAPELEWFFADDRVEPTAVKNLENVQGDERDVMYFSITFGKDAAGKFPVDFGAINREGGERRLNVAVTRARQALRVFASFLPDELRADRSKARGVHDLKAFLEYAHKGPETVLAATIESTGDAAPCFEQAVSVALESRGWSLTPGVGVSGFRVDLGVVHPDRPEAYLAGIECDGAAYLRAAAARDRDKTRQQVLENLGWNILRVWSPDWWRHPDAAIDDLHNRLTSLLQASREGDRPSSTPANEDSPEGLQAFTPPRAGAAGDDLLPPVNYTHEIADAPATDDSRHPRLVAKQASNDKPRKAYVITKLDDRTADQDRFYDDEYSRDLRELALAIVETEGPIRDDVLARRIARAHGFARTGARIRDRVLAMIPEVTSTKEEAGRFLWPSDKPAATAPFRHAAPEDERRSLDEIPMAELIGLVSSRPDLTSSDDPAIAFAREIGLSRLAKSARERLETAIELAGGVG from the coding sequence TTGTCAGAACGCGAAGGCTCGCAAGTACGCGAGGAGGTAAATCCATGGATAGTCGCCACCGTAGAGCAGTGCTTCAACTACGCGGCGTGGCAGAACGCTATCCCTTTGCTGCGATCGGTGGTCGTGCACAACCCGACGGGGGAAGACTTGGAGTCGGTCATCGTCGAACTGACGACGAGCCCCGCATTCGTCCGCCCCAAGAGCTGGATCATTGACCGTATAGGAGCCGGCCAGCAAATCTCTCTGAGTGATGTCGATATCGAGGTTGACGCCGACTATCTCGATTCTCTCGACGAAGCGATCCGAGGCGTGCTCGTATTCCGACTGCGGAAGGGCGAGCAATCACTTGCCGAGACTTGCGAGTCCGTGCGCGTCCTCGCCCGTGACGAGTGGGGCGGCATGGGAGGGATGGGAGAGTTGCTCCCGGCATTCGTGACGCCCAATGAGCCTGCGCTCTCCCCTCTGCTCAAATCGACGGCTGAGATTCTCAGCAGTCATGGTCACCCTGCGGCGCTCGATGGCTACCAGTCGGGTGACCCCAATCGGTCGTACATGCTGGCTGCGGCCCTGTGGTCTGCGGTGGCGGCTAGGTCTTTGACGTACGCCAACCCGCCCGGCAGTTTCGAACAGGTCGGTCAGAAGACTCGTCGTGTCACCACGGTGCTCGGAGACGGCTTGGCGACATGCCTCGACACATCCTTGCTCTTCGCTTCGGGATTGGAGGCGATCGGGCTCCATCCGGTGGTCCTGATGACCGAGGGCCACTGCTTTGCGGGTGTCTGGCTGACCGAGAAGACCTTCAACCGCCTCTGTGAGCCGGATTGCAGCGAGGTTCGGAAGGCCTTGTCGGCTAAGGAGCTAGTCGTGTTCGAGACTACGCTCGTCACTCACGTTCCCGCGGCCAAGTTCGCCGATGCGATCCGCGCAGCCGAAGCCAAGGTTTCCGAGGCTTGTGAGCACGAATTCGTCGCTGCCGTGGATGTGGCGAGGGCCCGGATGTCGCAGATCCGTCCGCTCGCGTCGCACGGCGCGCGCGACGTCAAACCCGCGCAAGAGGCCGAGGGGGCCGGGCCGCCGGCGCTGCCAGACACTCCGGGATACGAGCGTCCTCTAGCCGAGCAAGACGACCCCCTTCCTCAAACCCCCGCGGGTCGGGTCGAGCGGTGGCAGCGAAAATTACTGGACCTCTCCCTGCGAAACAAGCTGCTGAATTTCCGGCCGAACAAACAGACGATCCCTGTTCTCTGCCCGAACGTCTCACGGCTGGAAGACCTCCTGGCGGATGGGTCACGGATGCGGTTGGTGTCGCTGAATGAGCACAACGCTGTCGTCGACCGCGACCCCGCGCTCCACCAGCAACGCACGCGGAAAGACCTCGATCTTGAGTTCGCGAGTGAGGCGTTGGAGCGTGGCGAGGTGGCGTGTCCGATCGAGTCGCACGACCTCGAGAAGCGTTTGACAGCCCTCTTTCGAAAGGTGAAGAACGACCTGGCCGAGGGTGGGTGCAACACGCTGTACCTCGCGGTGGGGTTCCTACGCTGGAAGCAAACGCCTACGGCCGAGAAGACCTATCGAGCCCCGCTGCTTCTCGTGCCGGTAAAACTTTTGCGGCGTAGCGCTTCATCACCGTTCTACTTCGCCCACCACGAAGACGATGTCCGCTTCAACGCAACCCTGTTGCAACTCTTGAAAAAAGATTTCGACTGTGACCTCACGGCGATGGAGTCGGATCTGCCGACCGACGACAGTGGGATCGACGTCCCCCGGGTGCTCGACCGCATGCGACGCGCGGTCCGGGACATACCGGGGTTCGAAGTGGTCGAAGAAGCGACGGTCGCCTCCTTCTCCTTCGCGAAGTACCTGATGTGGAAAGACTTGGTAGACCGGGTTGACCAGCTCGAACGCAACCGGGTGGTGCGTCATTTGGTCAATGAACCGGACAAGGCCTTCGCGCGGAGCGATGTCGGACCGATCCCGCGTCCGCATGAGATCGATACACGCTATGAGCCGAGCGACCTCTTTCATCCGCTGCCGGCGGATTCCTCGCAATTGACTGCTGTGATGGCTGTGTCGGAGGGGCACGACTTGGTGATCATCGGCCCCCCCGGGACCGGCAAAAGCCAAACGATCGCCAACTTGATCGCGCAGTGCTTGGCTGTGGGCAAGACCGTGCTTTTTGTCGCGGAGAAGACCGCGGCCCTGGACGTCGTGCACCGTCGCCTCCGTCAACACGGGCTGGGGGATTGCTGTGTTGAGCTTCATTCAAACAAAGCGGAGCGCCGCCGCTTGCTAGATCAGCTCGAGGTCTCCTGGAAAAGGCCTTCTCGGCAAGGGGACCGTGAGTGGATCGCGGTGAACGACAGCTTGCGGCTGCGTCGCGATGAACTCAACGCGTACGTCGCTGCGCTCCATGCCGTGCACCCGAATGGATGGACTGCTTACCGGGCGATGGGCGTTTGTGCCGATCGGCAGGATTCGAAGGCGGTCGATCTCGGTTGGTCCCGTGACCGCCCCCTAATCAGGGACGACTACGAAACACTCAGGAAATCGGTTGACGAAATCATTTTCGATTACGTAGCGTTGCCCGACAACGCCGACCTGGGCCGCATGCAAGCGGCCGAATGGTCGATGGCGTGGGAGGAAGACTTCCTGGCAACGTGCGGCCGGTTGAAAGAATCGTCTGATTCGCTGGCTGACGGAGTAGGGCAGCTTTCGAAGGCAATTGGCTTGCCGCTGTCCGCGAATATTTCTGCTGCACAACTGGGCGCCCTCTATCGCCTGACCCAAGAGTTGCTAGGTGGCGAACAGCCCGCTGAATCGCTCGTCCTTCACGAAAAAATTGATGAGCTCAAGGCGTTGCTTGCCGCAAGGCGTGAATTGCTTGAGCGTCGCGAGCGTTCCCGAAGGGATCTGAATGAGGCCCTATCTTCCTTCGCCGCCGCGCTCGGCGCCCCGCCACGCGACCAACCGCCGGAAGACGCTAAGCCGATGTACTACCGCTTGGCGAACGAGTTGGTTAAACCCGATCCCCCCCCTGCCCCACTCGTCTTCCACGCCGCCTTCGACAGCCTTCCGGAACAACTCACAAGGCACGAGATACTGCTGAAGCAGAGAGCCGATGCCTGGGAAATGATCGATGCTCGCCGCTTCAACCCCTCGCTCGTGAAGCGGATCAGACTCGACGAGATCGAAGCGGCATGGCTCAAGGCCGTCGGATCAATATGGCCGCTGTCGCTCCTCCGCCGGAGGAGCGTCACGAAGAAACTCAAGGCCTACATGCCGGCGGACGCCACCGCGGAACCCGACATCGATCTCCCTTTGCTAAGAGAGCATCTGGATAGTCAGGATCTGCTGGCGGAAAACCACGCGTCCATGGCGCTGCCTCAGGAGCTGCAGTTGGCTGTCGACCAAGACCCGCCGAGCCTTCGCCCGCCGCTCGAAGCGGCCCGCCGGTTGCGTGACGCGTTCGTCGCGGCCGAGAGCTCACCGGAGCGTGTCGGAGAGGCCAACCGTCAATCACTCGAGCCGTTGATCGCTGCCGCCCGGCGTCTCTACCCACCAGGGCGTGTGATGGAGCAGCTACGCATCGAGCTGCAGGAGAACATGGCGGCGCTCGATCTCCCTCCCGATCTTCAAGCGGAGGTGTTGGAAGATGGCTCCGCCCTCGACTCGCAGCTCGAGGCCGCGGGGCGACTCCGTGAAATCGCAGCGACGCTCGGCTTGTCGAACGCGTCGGTCGCTGGGCTGCAGGCATCGCTGACCGAAGAAGGGCGCCAATCGGCGTCCGATTGCCGCCGAAGCGCTAAGGATTTCCAGAACGCATGGCAAGAGTACGCCAGGCTCGCGGAGGTGACGCCCGTCCCGAAAGCCTCCGTCTCGGTCGTCCGCGACGCGGCGGAACAGGCGGAGCGGGTTCTCTCCAATCGTTCCGTGCTGAATCAGTGGATCGCGTGGACGGCGGCTCGTCGCCGTGCCGAGACGCTTGGCCTGGCGCCTTTCGTCGCATCGTTGCAACGGGGCGAGTTCACGGTCGAAGAGGCCGCTTCGCGATTCGAACACGCCTACGCCCGCTGGTGGCTGCCGTTGGCGGTGGACCAGTCCGACGCGTTGAGGAAATTTCAGCGGATCCGTCACGAGGACGCGATCAAGGACTTTTGCCAACTCGATGAATCGGCTCGCAAGGCCGCGGCGCCCCGGGCGGTGCAGGCAATCTACCACGGCCTTCCAGCGAGCGAGCAGGTCCCTCGCAAGTCAGAGTTAGGGCTGCTCCGGCACCAAATAGGGCTGAAGCGGCCGAGCAAATCGATCCGTGAATTGATCTCCGGCATGCCCGAGACGTTCAGCAAGCTCGCGCCGTGCCTGATGATGTCGCCGCTGTCGATCGCGCAGTACCTGCCGGCGGATCAGGCGCCGTTCGACGTGGTCGTCTTCGACGAGGCGTCGCAGATCGCTACCTGGGACGCGATCGGGGCGATCGCCCGCGGCAAGCAAACGATCATTGTCGGCGACCCGAAGCAGCTTCCCCCGACCAACTTTTTTGGCAAGGCCGACGACGACGAAGACAACGCCGAACTCGAAGACTACGAGAAGGACCTGGCGAGCATCCTCGACGAGGCGCACGCCTCGGGCTTGCCCGAGTTGGTGCTCAACTGGCACTACCGCAGCCGCCACGAATCGCTGATCGCCTTCTCTAATCACCATTATTACGGCGACGGACTAGTCACCTTCCCGGCGGCGGAGTCGGAAGACCGGGGCGTATCGTTGATCCCAGTGGCGGGAGGGCTGTACGACCGTGGCAAGAGCCGCACCAACCGCGCGGAGGCCGAGGCGATCGTGGCCGACGCCGTCGAGCGGATGCGTCGCTGCCTCGCCAGGCCCGAAGGGGAGCGTCTGACTTACGGCGTCGTGACGTTCAACAGCCAACAGCAGGCTCTGATCCAAGACCTGTTCGACCAGGCCCTGCGAGACGCCCCCGAGTTGGAGTGGTTCTTTGCCGACGACCGCGTCGAGCCGACCGCCGTCAAGAACCTGGAGAACGTCCAGGGCGACGAGCGAGACGTGATGTATTTCTCGATCACTTTCGGCAAGGACGCGGCGGGCAAGTTCCCCGTCGATTTCGGGGCCATCAACCGGGAGGGGGGCGAACGGCGGCTGAACGTGGCGGTGACCCGGGCCCGGCAGGCGTTGCGTGTCTTCGCTTCCTTCCTGCCCGACGAGCTGCGGGCCGATCGATCCAAGGCACGGGGCGTGCACGACCTCAAGGCCTTCTTGGAATACGCCCACAAGGGGCCGGAGACGGTCCTCGCCGCCACGATAGAATCGACGGGCGACGCGGCCCCCTGTTTCGAGCAGGCGGTCAGTGTGGCCCTCGAAAGCCGTGGGTGGAGTTTGACCCCCGGGGTGGGCGTTTCGGGGTTCCGTGTCGACCTGGGGGTCGTCCACCCCGACCGACCAGAAGCCTACTTGGCGGGGATCGAATGCGACGGCGCCGCCTACCTACGGGCGGCGGCGGCTCGCGATCGGGACAAGACACGCCAGCAGGTGCTCGAGAACCTCGGCTGGAATATCTTGCGGGTATGGTCGCCCGATTGGTGGCGCCACCCCGACGCGGCGATCGATGACCTGCACAACCGGCTCACCAGCCTGCTGCAAGCCTCTCGAGAGGGCGACCGGCCCTCAAGCACGCCGGCCAACGAAGATTCGCCGGAGGGCCTTCAGGCGTTTACGCCGCCAAGGGCAGGCGCCGCCGGTGACGATCTCCTACCGCCGGTCAACTACACGCACGAGATCGCCGACGCGCCTGCGACCGATGACAGCCGCCACCCCCGGCTTGTCGCCAAGCAGGCTTCGAATGACAAGCCACGAAAGGCCTATGTCATCACCAAACTGGACGACCGCACCGCGGACCAGGACCGATTCTATGACGACGAATACTCCCGTGATCTTCGAGAATTGGCGTTGGCGATCGTCGAGACCGAAGGCCCGATCCGAGACGACGTGCTAGCGCGACGCATCGCACGGGCTCACGGGTTCGCACGAACCGGGGCGAGGATCCGTGATCGGGTGCTGGCGATGATCCCCGAGGTCACCTCGACCAAGGAAGAAGCCGGCCGGTTCCTATGGCCCAGCGACAAGCCCGCCGCGACCGCGCCATTCCGCCACGCGGCGCCCGAGGACGAACGGCGAAGCCTCGACGAGATCCCGATGGCGGAACTCATCGGCTTGGTCTCGAGCCGACCCGATCTGACTTCGAGCGACGACCCGGCGATCGCCTTCGCTCGCGAAATCGGGCTGTCGCGGCTCGCCAAGTCGGCGCGAGAACGGCTCGAAACCGCGATCGAATTGGCAGGGGGGGTGGGTTGA
- the rnk gene encoding nucleoside diphosphate kinase regulator, translating into MTDRRQIIITAEDYERLESLLASEFAAAFSDKPYLQVLRGELHAAKIVSPREVPSDVVTMNSTVRLRQTRSKEVETYTLVYPEDADIAKCKLSVLAPIGTAILGYRVGDRVEWNVPSGVIRFHIEALSFQPERDGVVA; encoded by the coding sequence ATGACCGATCGACGCCAAATCATCATCACTGCTGAGGATTACGAACGGCTGGAAAGCTTGCTCGCGAGCGAATTCGCCGCCGCCTTCAGCGACAAGCCTTACCTCCAGGTCTTGCGCGGCGAGTTGCATGCCGCCAAGATCGTCAGCCCTCGAGAGGTCCCGTCGGATGTCGTGACGATGAACTCGACCGTTCGATTGCGGCAGACCCGCAGCAAAGAGGTCGAGACTTACACGCTCGTCTATCCGGAAGACGCCGACATTGCGAAATGCAAGCTCTCTGTCCTGGCTCCCATCGGCACGGCGATCCTCGGCTATCGAGTCGGTGACCGCGTCGAATGGAACGTGCCGAGCGGGGTGATACGATTCCATATCGAAGCCCTTTCGTTCCAGCCGGAACGCGATGGGGTCGTCGCCTAG